In Rosa chinensis cultivar Old Blush chromosome 1, RchiOBHm-V2, whole genome shotgun sequence, a genomic segment contains:
- the LOC112185242 gene encoding cucumisin encodes MALRWFLLLNLICNILLLVDVTHSVAQDARKTYVVYMGDKPKNGPILPYLHVNMLQDVVDSSNIDIADLLLHSYKRSFNGFAAMLTEQEAQKMIGMDGVVSVFPSKQRSAKTTKSWNFLGFPETVKRSALERDIIVGVMDSGIWPESNSFSDVGFGPPPKKWKGKCQGHGNLTCNNKIIGAQYYRASRSFKEDVESPRDSSGHGTHTASTAAGNTVSKASLNGLGLGTARGGVPSARIAVYKICWGSSISCDDADILAAFDDAIADGVDILSISVGGLIPSDYFNDPFAIGSFHATRNGILVSMAAGNEGPGAKTVTNFAPWQLSVAATTINRQFITKVQLGNGKLYEGLIPNIYDLRSEFYPLIYGGDAPNKKAGVDGTISRFCVRDALEEDLIKGKIVLCDGPIDGAGVGAILGGAAGIVLTGKKVADEALGPYLVPASYVGLEENSDIYKYINSTRNATATIWKSEEISDVLAPYVPSYSSRGPNPINPNILKPDLAAPGTYILAAYPPSGGGSKARYYLETGTSMACPHATAVAAYVKSFHPKWSPAAIQSALITTAKPMSAKTSSDAEFAYGAGLINPSKAPYPGLVYDLDEQDYIDFLCSQGYSGKLLQSITRDKASCSSKSINGTTNDMNYPSFALSIKDTKFVNGVFHRTVTNVGSSKSTYRAKVVAPLGLKINVNPSVLSFTTLGQKKSFVVTINGPIEKSNLVSASLVWDDGAFQVRSPIVVYVVV; translated from the exons ATGGCTCTTCGATGGTTTCTCCTTCTCAACCTCATTTGCAATATTCTACTGCTTGTTGATGTTACTCACTCAGTTGCTCAGGATGCCCGAAAG ACTTATGTTGTGTATATGGGCGACAAGCCAAAAAACGGGCCCATATTACCTTATCTTCACGTGAATATGCTACAAGACGTAGTTGACAGCAGCAACATTGATATTGCAGATCTGCTTCTTCACAGCTACAAGAGAAGTTTTAATGGATTTGCAGCAATGCTCACAGAGCAAGAAGCACAAAAAATGATTG GAATGGATGGTGTAGTATCTGTCTTCCCAAGCAAACAAAGGAGTGCCAAAACAACAAAGTCATGGAACTTTCTTGGATTTCCAGAAACAGTAAAGAGAAGCGCCCTTGAAAGGGATATCATTGTAGGTGTGATGGACAGTGGAATTTGGCCAGAGTCAAACAGCTTTAGTGATGTTGGTTTTGGTCCTCCACCCAAGAAATGGAAAGGCAAATGTCAAGGCCATGGAAATCTTACTTGTAACAA TAAAATCATCGGAGCACAGTATTACCGTGCTTCTCGATCCTTCAAAGAAGATGTTGAGTCTCCAAGAGACTCAAGCGGTCATGGAACTCACACCGCATCAACAGCAGCTGGGAACACAGTGAGTAAGGCAAGCCTAAATGGTTTAGGGCTGGGAACAGCAAGAGGAGGGGTACCATCAGCACGTATTGCTGTGTACAAAATATGTTGGGGCAGCAGCATCAGTTGTGATGATGCTGACATTCTAGCGGCATTCGATGATGCCATTGCTGACGGTGTTGACATTCTCTCTATTTCCGTTGGAGGCCTTATTCCATCTGATTATTTTAATGATCCATTTGCAATTGGGTCATTTCACGCTACCAGAAATGGGATATTAGTTTCCATGGCCGCTGGTAACGAAGGTCCGGGAGCAAAAACTGTGACAAACTTTGCACCATGGCAACTTTCTGTGGCTGCTACCACCATAAACCGCCAATTCATCACCAAGGTTCAATTGGGTAATGGTAAGCTCTATGAG GGACTCATACCAAACATATATGACCTCCGGAGTGAATTCTATCCTTTAATTTATGGTGGAGATGCACCCAATAAAAAAGCAGGTGTTGATGGGACTATCTCCAG GTTTTGTGTAAGAGATGCCTTAGAAGAAGATTTGATTAAAGGTAAAATTGTGCTTTGTGATGGCCCTATCGACGGGGCTGGGGTTGGGGCCATATTGGGTGGTGCAGCTGGAATTGTTCTGACAGGAAAAAAAGTTGCTGATGAAGCGCTTGGCCCTTATCTCGTGCCTGCATCTTACGTCGGATTGGAAGAAAACAGCGACATTTACAAATACATAAACTCAACAAG GAACGCAACTGCAACTATTTGGAAAAGTGAAGAGATTAGTGATGTATTGGCTCCATATGTGCCCTCCTACTCATCGAGGGGCCCAAATCCGATCAATCCCAACATTCTCAAG CCAGATTTAGCGGCTCCAGGAACTTACATTCTGGCAGCATATCCCCCAAGTGGTGGTGGCAGTAAAGCTAGATACTATCTAGAAACTGGGACATCAATGGCATGTCCCCATGCTACAGCCGTAGCTGCATATGTCAAATCATTTCACCCTAAATGGTCACCGGCTGCTATCCAATCGGCACTTATCACTACTG CTAAACCTATGAGTGCCAAAACTAGCTCTGACGCTGAATTTGCATACGGAGCTGGCCTAATAAACCCTTCTAAGGCGCCATATCCTGGTTTGGTGTACGATCTTGATGAACAAGACTACATAGATTTTTTGTGTTCACAAGGATACAGTGGTAAACTATTGCAAAGCATAACCAGGGACAAGGCTAGTTGCTCATCAAAATCTATTAATGGAACAACTAATGACATGAACTATCCTTCTTTTGCACTTTCCATCAAGGATACGAAATTTGTCAATGGGGTCTTCCATAGGACTGTCACTAATGTTGGATCGTCAAAATCCACATATAGAGCTAAAGTGGTGGCTCCATTGGGACTCAAAATCAATGTGAATCCAAGTGTGCTATCGTTCACAACTCTCGGGCAAAAGAAATCTTTTGTTGTCACTATAAATGGGCCGATTGAGAAATCAAATCTAGTCTCTGCGTCTTTGGTGTGGGATGATGGTGCTTTCCAAGTCAGGAGCCCCATCGTTGTCTATGTTGTTGTTTAA